A genomic window from Aquila chrysaetos chrysaetos chromosome 9, bAquChr1.4, whole genome shotgun sequence includes:
- the GNB1L gene encoding guanine nucleotide-binding protein subunit beta-like protein 1 isoform X1, protein MALPPPDPQFVLRGTSAAVHTLHFSCGGQEPGVPTLFSGSENGFIHVWNLKTHRVDTELDGHGRKSVYCVETIGSKNRLLSQGRDQRICLWDLAEGRTSVTDSVFTENVGFCRCSLLKVAEGRWLVAMAAKALEEVQVLELPSKTSVCTLKPEVGAKLGMPMCLKLWQLNCGSQPLLLAGYEDGSVVLWNLSMGKVLSQLVCHQEPVMSLDFDSEKAKGISGSSEKVLSIWSLNEQQNLQVYKTHKLVNAGIADITIRPDKKILATAGWDHRIRIFGWKKLKPLAVLDYHTATVHCVSFSDHKNPSERLLAAGSKDHRISIWSIYTQT, encoded by the exons ATGGCTCTGCCACCTCCGGATCCACAGTTTGTTCTCAGAGGTACCAGTGCTGCAGTCCACACTCTGCATTTTTCCTGTGGAGGCCAAGAACCTGGCGTCCCCACTCTTTTCTCTGG GTCTGAGAATGGGTTTATCCATGTCTGGAACCTGAAAACACACAGAGTGGACACAGAACTGGATGGCCATGGAAGAAAATCTGTCTACTGCGTGGAGACAATTGGTAGTAAAAACAGGCTCCTCAG TCAGGGTCGTGACCAGAGGATCTGCTTGTGGGATTTAGCAGAGGGACGTACTTCGGTGACGGATTCTGTCTTCACGGAGAATGTGGGATTCTGCAGATGCTCTCTGTTAAAGGTGGCAGAGGGACGCTGGCTAGTGGCTATGGCAGCCAAGGCCCTGGAGGAG GTTCAGGTTTTGGAGCTGCCATCCAAGACGTCAGTCTGTACCTTGAAGCCAGAGGTGGGTGCCAAGCTGGGCATGCCCATGTGTCTGAAGTTATGGCAG CTCAACTGTGGTTCACAACCTTTGCTTCTGGCTGGCTATGAAGATGGATCAGTGGTCCTTTGGAATCTGTCAATGGGAAAAGTGTTGAGCCAACTTGTTTGCCACCAGGAGCCAGTGATGAGCCTTGACTTTGACTCGGAGAAGGCCAAGGGGATCTCAGGCTCATCTGAAAAGGTGCTTAGCATCTGGAGCCTCAATGAGCAACAGAACCTCCAG GTTTACAAAACACACAAACTTGTCAACGCTGGCATAGCTGATATCACCATCCGTCCAGACAAGAAGATTTTAGCAACAGCGGGGTGGGATCATCGCATCAGGATCTTTGGCTGGAAAAAACTGAAGCCCTTAGCAGTGCTGGACTACCACACAGCAACTGTCCATTGTGTGTCCTTCTCAGATCACAAAAACCCCAGTGAGAGACTGCTGGCAGCTGGCTCAAAAGATCACCGCATCAGTATCTGGTCCATATATACACAGACATGA
- the GNB1L gene encoding guanine nucleotide-binding protein subunit beta-like protein 1 isoform X2 — translation MALPPPDPQFVLRGTSAAVHTLHFSCGGQEPGVPTLFSGSENGFIHVWNLKTHRVDTELDGHGRKSVYCVETIGSKNRLLSQGRDQRICLWDLAEGRTSVTDSVFTENVGFCRCSLLKVAEGRWLVAMAAKALEEVLELPSKTSVCTLKPEVGAKLGMPMCLKLWQLNCGSQPLLLAGYEDGSVVLWNLSMGKVLSQLVCHQEPVMSLDFDSEKAKGISGSSEKVLSIWSLNEQQNLQVYKTHKLVNAGIADITIRPDKKILATAGWDHRIRIFGWKKLKPLAVLDYHTATVHCVSFSDHKNPSERLLAAGSKDHRISIWSIYTQT, via the exons ATGGCTCTGCCACCTCCGGATCCACAGTTTGTTCTCAGAGGTACCAGTGCTGCAGTCCACACTCTGCATTTTTCCTGTGGAGGCCAAGAACCTGGCGTCCCCACTCTTTTCTCTGG GTCTGAGAATGGGTTTATCCATGTCTGGAACCTGAAAACACACAGAGTGGACACAGAACTGGATGGCCATGGAAGAAAATCTGTCTACTGCGTGGAGACAATTGGTAGTAAAAACAGGCTCCTCAG TCAGGGTCGTGACCAGAGGATCTGCTTGTGGGATTTAGCAGAGGGACGTACTTCGGTGACGGATTCTGTCTTCACGGAGAATGTGGGATTCTGCAGATGCTCTCTGTTAAAGGTGGCAGAGGGACGCTGGCTAGTGGCTATGGCAGCCAAGGCCCTGGAGGAG GTTTTGGAGCTGCCATCCAAGACGTCAGTCTGTACCTTGAAGCCAGAGGTGGGTGCCAAGCTGGGCATGCCCATGTGTCTGAAGTTATGGCAG CTCAACTGTGGTTCACAACCTTTGCTTCTGGCTGGCTATGAAGATGGATCAGTGGTCCTTTGGAATCTGTCAATGGGAAAAGTGTTGAGCCAACTTGTTTGCCACCAGGAGCCAGTGATGAGCCTTGACTTTGACTCGGAGAAGGCCAAGGGGATCTCAGGCTCATCTGAAAAGGTGCTTAGCATCTGGAGCCTCAATGAGCAACAGAACCTCCAG GTTTACAAAACACACAAACTTGTCAACGCTGGCATAGCTGATATCACCATCCGTCCAGACAAGAAGATTTTAGCAACAGCGGGGTGGGATCATCGCATCAGGATCTTTGGCTGGAAAAAACTGAAGCCCTTAGCAGTGCTGGACTACCACACAGCAACTGTCCATTGTGTGTCCTTCTCAGATCACAAAAACCCCAGTGAGAGACTGCTGGCAGCTGGCTCAAAAGATCACCGCATCAGTATCTGGTCCATATATACACAGACATGA